CCTAATTCAGTACAGGAACCTGGGAGAGTTCTTTAGACGGAAACTCAAACCGGCTGTCCGGCCCGTGTGCAACTCGCACTGCgtggtgagtgtgagtgtgtgtgtgtgtgtatgcgtccgTGTCTACTGTACCTTCAATGTATGCATACCTCTTGACATATTCCACattctgtgttacagcctgaattcaaaatggattaaatattttttttttctcactcatctacacacactaccccataatgacagtgtgaaaacatgttagcaaatgtattgaaaattaaatgcaGCGatgtctaatttacataagtattcaacccctgaataagtactttgtagaagcacctttggcagcgactacagctgCACGTGTTGCTGggcaagtctctaagagctttactacacctggattgtgcaacatttgcacgCGTATTAATTTCAGAATTCTTCAAGCTATGTCTTCCTTGTTGATCATTTGCTAgaaaaccattttcaggtcttgccatttgattttcaagtagatttaagtcaaaactgtaactagccACATGGGGTTAGATACTATTCATGTCGTCGTTGTTGATCATTTGCTAgaaaaccattttcaggtcttgaacAAGTAGATTTTCAAAACCTGACTTTTGACttgttggtaagcaactccagtgtaggtATTAGACCCACCAATGTGAAGCTGGCCACAATAAGGAGTAGACACAACAGTGGAATTTGCGGTTCACCTTCAAAATATGTCTCTAATTGAAAGATTATAAATGATAAATTCATCAGAGACTTTGTTAATTTGACCAAAATCACGTGTTTGACTTGAGAATTGCATTGGGGGCGCgtacttatttcactgtacagcctatggattgtggatcacTGGCACGGGGTGTCAGTGTGCTCCGTGACATCCACAGAACATTAGCATCGTAGCTCTTATTGCGTGACTCTAAAACCACTGTGAAATAAGCAGCGTCTATTATACCAGCCAACCTGCTATTTGGTTTGAACACTattccagaggaaaaacaatacaACGAGGATGTTTTGGAGTCTGAACTCCGTGGAGGACATGGGTACTGAgcagactgataccccatttcactTACCACAGTCAAACTCCCGCAATAGGAGCTAAGATGCTAATATTTGTGTGAACTCTTCAGTTATGTTCTGCGGGTGTCACCAAGTAGACTGAAACCTAATTTCATTGCTCTACACTCCAACGttgtttaacattatctagtctaaatatggcatgGTTTCGCTAATTGTAACCATTTGCATCACTTTCATAGAGGGACTTTTTTGCGGATTGTTTGAAGTCGGACgaattccactattgtggctaatccttattgtggctagctccacaacacataacccggtccggtcAAGCcgcactagccagatgaagctagctagctgcttATAAGGTTAGCCTGGGGTTTGTTATCTAGCTTTATTTCTATGAACTGAAGTAGGATTTCAATTCGAGAACAAATGGCTACTTAGCTAATACTTACATGGATttctaaatcattgctaagaatattgATAATGAatgcatatatatttttatttttatgtttttatCCTTCTCGTTTGAGCTTGATCTTATTTCAAATGCTCCCATTCGGTGGAACAGATAATGCCTTATTAGCGACgcagtattgtaaacacatcgtgtAGACTTGGGACAGGCATTTTTCGGAGGTCTGAATCTCAGTCTTAGGGTTAAATATTAATAGCCACTTTGATAGTAAGGCATGGCTACACACAAAAACGACAATGATGAAAATATAAAAATTGTCGTACTTTAAAGGAAAATTGGCCGTTATGGATGTGACGAGTGTTTATATACAACCCTCAGATGTGgcgtattggccatataccacaaaccccgagGTGCTTTATtgctggttaccaatgtaattagagcagtaaaaatacgtttcgtcatacctgtggtatacggtctgatataccacggctgtcagcaaatcagcattcagggctcgaaccacccagtttatagttGTAAATAATGATTTGTAATTTATTTTTACGGTGAATAAAAAGTTGGCTACTCACAACATTGTCAGATGTTCTGGTAATTATGAGGTGGATAGACAAATCTAGAAATGTGTTTATGCAGGTCCTAAGATGAGACtaacattttattttcaataGAATAGCATATTTTGAGTGTAATGTTAGACTACTGGTCTGTTCAACCCATAGCTGTGCAAGGCAAATTAAATCAATAGTTCTTATTTTGTTAACTAAACAGGGGACACACTTTTCCTACTTTCCCCTGCCCTgaccacagtcaacacacaggGCCTATATTTTATAGTAAGATTTAATATAAtggaatataacagaataaaatagaaaatatttAGAATGTGTGGAACCGCTGTCATAACATTTTCTTTCCCGTTAATTTTTTGCTCTAGAAGCATTATCTGCTCTATCCAGGAAATGTTCTGCCCTGGATTAACCTCTGTAGGATGATTATCAGAGATTCTTTACTGATCCACGTTGGACGTGATCACATTCTCGCACTTTCTTTTTCTAACTCCCAACGGGACTTTTAAATACGCTACCGCAATCATGACCTGGTCGGTTGGTGGAAGTAAAAGTACAGGCTTTGTTACCGGCAGATATATAAAGAAAATGCGGAAACATTTGGCGGCATTGGTAAAGTTGAAAGGTGGCGTAAAGGTGGCGTATTCACACCCCCTGACTTTCTCCCCAAAAAAtggtattacagcctgaatttaaaatggatttaatttgtATTTTGTGCTGGCCTACACACCATAATGTGAAAGTGGAattaggtttttagaaattttaacaaattaataaaaaattaaaagctgaatggtcaactcctttgttatggaaagtctaagttcaggagtaaaaaatgtgcttaagtcacaagttgcatggactccgTATGTGCAATAAATATCATTTTTTTATGATAACCGATatgtgggatacagagatgaggtaatctgtaaggtccctgagttgagcagtacatttcaaacacagatttgtcTACAGGGAGTTTTTCCAATGAAGGAGGACACCTATTTTGTAGATTGGTTAAAAAAAATCAACAGACATTcaatatccctttgagtatggtgaagttattcattatactttggatagtgtatcaatacaaccagtcactacaaagatacaggcgtccttcctaactcagttgccggagaggaaggaaactgtttagggatttcaccatgaggccaatggtggtTTTAAAACAGTTAGTTTAATGGCTATGATAGAAGACTGATGGCACAACAACATTGTGGTTACTCCACAATACGAACCTAAATGACCGAGTGTAAACATGCATCCTTTTTGCAATAAggtactaaagtaaaactgcaaaaatgtagtaaagaaattaacttcatgtcctgaatacaaagctttatgtttggggcaaatccaacacatcactgagtaccgctcttcatattttcaagtatggtggtggccgcatcatgttataggtatgcttgtaattggcAAGGACAAGGCTGTTTgtatttttataaaaaataaatggaatagagctaagctcAGGCACAatcatagaggaaaacctggttgtctgttttccaacagacactggtagaccattcacctttcagcaggattataacccaaaacacaaggccaaatatacagcTGACGAGCTTATCAAGATGacgttgaatgttcctgagtggcctagttacagttttgacttaaatcggcttgagaATCTATGCCAAGACTTAAATGGCTGTctcgcaatgatcaacaaccaacttgagagGTTGAAGAATTTAAAATGTGCTAATATTGTACACTCCATTTGTGCAATGtttttagagacttacccagaaatatgCACAGCTTTAattaattgctgccaaaggtgattctaatatgtattgatgccagggtttgaatacttatgtaaatgagatctctgtagttcattttcaatacatttgcgaACATTTCTCAAAACATttttccactttgtcattatgaggtgtgtgtgtgtgtgtgtgtgtgtgtgtgtgtgtgtgtgtgtgtgtgtgtgtgtgtgtgtgtgtgtgtgtgtgtgtgtgtgtgtgtgtgtgtgtgtgtgtgtgtgtgtgtgtgtgtgtgtagatgagtgagaagcgatattgaatccattttgaattaaaGCGGTTACTCAACTAAATGTGAAATAAGTCCAGGGGTAggagtactttctgaaggtactgtatattcTAGACACAGAGGAAGGTACTGTATATTCTAGACACAGAGGAAGGTACTGTATATTCTAGACACAGAGGAAGGTACTGTATATTCTAGACACAGAGGAAGGTACTGTATATTCTAGACACAGAGGAAGGTACTGTATATTCTAGACACAGAGGAAGGTACTGTATATTCTAGACACAGAGGAAGGTACTGTATATTCTAGACACAGAGGAAGGTACTGTATATTCTAGACACAGAGGAAGGTACTGTATATTCTAGACACAGAGGAGTAGATCCCTGGCTTAAGCCGTAAATGTTGGTCTTTTTTTTCTTCAGATCAGCCCAGCAGATGGGAAGATCCTGCACTTTGGGCGTGTGCGGAACTGTGAGGTGGAGCAAGTCAAAGGTGTCACCTACTCTTTGGAGACCTTCCTGGGACCCCACACCTGGGCTGAGGCCATCAACTGCACCATCAAGCCATCAAGTGAGAACCTCTTCCCTTCACCCCCACCCCGGTCTAATGGGATCTAATACCTTATCCTAATTTAAACCTTCATCCCCTTGAGACTTGTTGATCCCAAAGGGTTGGGCGGGTAAATACAGTATAACTGATGTTGTAGACCTGATATACCCACTAATAATTTTTATACATCCTATCAGAATTAGATACATCTAATCCTGTTTTGTTTAGAGGCTAGGGATTTAGGATTGGTTTATATGACGCACCTTACCACCCTGTCTGCTGACCATAATTATGTGCGGGTTCCCCAGATGAAGAGGACCCCAGCTCATTCCAGGACCTGCTGGTGACTAAAGAGGGGAATGAGCTGTTCCACTGTGTGGTGTACCTGGCTCCAGGAGACTACCACTGCTTCCACTCCCCCACGGACTGGAGGGTGGCCCACAGAAGACACTTCCCTGGTCAGTTTGCTGTTAGGACTGTTCTGCTCATACATTTGACATTGATATTCCCCTATATAAACACCAGAATTACTCCGCTATGCTAGGACAATCCCAGGACGTTCAGGACACACACGTCATAAACAGGGGCGTCATACACCCCAAAACATGTGGAGGCACAAAGTATGTGAGGATGGCTGGGGCTGGTTAATTGGAttgtttttttctgttttttCGAAAAACCCGAAACGgcttcctgcaatctagagcaaTAATCATTATGCTTCATTCTATGTTTAAAATGATATACGTAGGTTTTTCTGCATATCTAATCATacctctgtatcctcctgactggtggttatTTTTTGAACTCTTCTCCTACGATTTCCGTGGCCACGCATAAATCGAATTaacataataataaaaaacatAAACATCCGTCTATTTAAAACCTCTAAGGATCTGCCCCCCTTtttcaaatctaactgcctgtagctcaggacctgaagtaaGGATATGAATATtctgataccatttgaaaggaaacactttgaagtttgtgtaaatgtgaaataaatgttggagaatataacacattagatctggtaaaagatttttgtattttttttgtaccatctttgaaatgcagcagatgccataatgtattattccagcccaggtgcaattagACTTTGGCCACTAAATGACAGCTTTGTATGTGCAAAGTGtaagactgatccaatgaaccattgcgtATCCGTTCAAAatattgtatcaagactgcccaaatgtgcataattggtttattcatacattttaaagttcataattgtgcactctcctcaaacaatagcaatgtattatttcactgtaatagctactgtaaattggacagtgtagtTAGCTTGTTAATCTTTCTGTCCTGGGGAATAATTTTTTGTTTCTTACAACCTCATGCATTAGcccctatgttagctcaaccgtcccgcggggggggggggggggggacacaccgatcctgtagaggttttaagATGTTGTTTTTTGcatgggctgtgtctcaatccGCCAATATCGCCCTTCTGCAGATgcgagctagagtggtgttttgtcAGATCATGAGGCAtcctgaaaatcggtcttctcggAAAAAAAACTTCTGTAGCATCCAAATGGTTTGCCCCCTGTGGAAAGATGCGACTCTCATGAGTTGTTTTGTCCTGGGACGCCTCAcaagaccaggcaatgtttttccactcctccagTGTTTGTGATGGCGTtgcccactggagccgcttcttgttgtttttagctgataaggagtggaacccggtgtggtcatcTACTGGAATAAGAGATTCTGCAAACAACTGTGGTACTGCGCCGTTATTTGCCCCTTTGTGGCCCACCTgttaaattaaatcaaatgtatttatttatctgttagcTGGCACGATTCTTGGccttctccttcgacctctcatcaacgagctgtttttgcccacaggacgttttttggtttgtttgtctcaccattctctgtaaaacCTAAACACTGTgttgcgtgaaaagcccaggaggctggCCATTTCCGAGATACAGGAACCGGCGCGCCTGACACCAACAACCATACCGCCCTGAGTCACTTATGTCACTACTTTTGCCGTTTTATaatgttcaatcgaacagtaactgaatgcctcgatgcctgactgcctgctttatatagcaagccacagccACGTGACTCACGGCCTGTAGGCGCAAACCATTTTCGTAAAcagggtgtacctaataaactggcgtATAGTGCTGCGTGCAGCGTTTGTATTAGGTTTTGTATCTGtcggtgtacctaataaactggcgtATAGTGCTGCTTGCAGCGTTTGTATTAGGTTTTGTATCTGtcggtgtacctaataaactggcgtATAGTGCTGCTTGCAGCGTTTGTATTAGGTTTTGTATCTGtcggtgtacctaataaactggcgtATAGTGCTGCGTGCAGCGTTTGTATTAGGTTTTGTATCTGtcagtgtacctaataaactggcgtATAGTGCTGCTTGCAGCGTTTGTATTAGGTTTTGTATCTGtcggtgtacctaataaactggcgtATAGTGCTGCGTGCAGTGTTTGTATTAGGTTTTGTATCTGtcagtgtacctaataaactggtgTATAGTGCTGCTTGCAGTGTTTGTATTAGGTTTTGTATCTGTCGGTGTACCTGTGTATTTATTTCCTGCTTCCTCTGTGTCCCTCCCAGGCTCTCTGATGTCAGTGAACCCTGGCGTGGCTCGCTGGATCAAAGAACTGTTCTGCCATAACGAGAGAGTGGTGCTGAGCGGAGAGTGGACACACGGCTTCTTCTCCCTCACCGCTGTAGGAGCCACCAATGTGGGCTCCATACGCATCTACTTTGACAAGGTTGGATGTTTCACCAGTCTGAACCTGTTCTGGTGCTGTCACAGTATATAACCACTCATTCGTCCATTTTGTTCGGGCTGGTGCATAGTGCAGCATCAATGTCACTCCACGTCATAGTATTTAGGGACCGTGGCATTGTCCATACATGGAGGAGGTTCTGAATGGGAGGATCAAAGTTAGTGCTCCCACTATTGTTCCTTAAACATGTATTTACACCGCAATTCTATACTGTTGACAAGCTCTTCAATTATAGTGTACGTACACATTTTTAAACTGGCGTTCGATGTGTTACTGGTGGCGATCTCTTTCTCTGATATTGTGAGGACAGATAAGGGTCACCTGCTTAACCTATTAGGACATAACAGTACAAAGTCAGTGTGACGAAGCTGAGAGTGGACCAGCCTGACTCTGGGTTTCTGACCCCTTGTCTCTCTGAGCCATGTTACACTTATTATCACTCCATTAAGCTCCCTCTGCTTCCTGTCTCACTTACCTGTACGTCAGGCCATTTCCCTaagctgctcacacacacacacacacacacacacacacacacacacacacacacacacactggtaggcCTATTTAATCTCCACACTCACTGTGTTCAAACTGACTGATCTCCCATTGATTAGAGCAGAGGCTTAGGATGACGTGGACGTTTTAAAAGCCCACCATCTCTCACTTCCTTACTGCAGGTCAATAGGATCTCGGCTTCAGGGGCAGACAGGCTAATTCGTTTGGTCCTCTGGATCAACGCTTGCCAGTGGGCTGCCTCTCTGGGTCAGTCAACAGAGAGCAGACCAATAAGGGGATGTTCATCTGAAGTAGATGGGTACAGGAGTTTCTCCTCACCATGTGACattgtgacctgaccaggaaaaactccttTGTTTTTGGGTCCCAGTCATAGGATTCCAGATTCAGTTGTCATGAGATTAGGCCCTACAGTTTTCCTTGTCAATTCAACAGGTGGGAAGGGAGGATAAAGGAGGTTGAGAAAGACTGGGGAGATGAGTGAGGGGGCCAGCGATAAAAGCTGTTTCCATCTGGGAGTAGTCAACGCAACAGGAGGATATGACCTCATTCAGCTGCGCTGCTTATTGTCTAATGGGAATTAGTCCAATTCAGCTATTGTCCTCCAATTccccatttttttatttttttttgtccatATCACATGGATGGACACTGAATTTATGTGGGGGTATAAAGCTATGCTCTATAACCAATATATGATCATTATTATATATTTACTAAACTGGCCCCACTTTCTCCCCCCCAGGAGCTTCGGACCAACAGCCCGCGCTACAGCAAAGGCTCATACAACGACTTCAGCTACTTGTCTAACAACAACCAGGAGGGTGTGAGCATGAGGAAAGGGGAGCACCTGGGAGAGTTCAACCTGGGCTCCACCATCGTCCTGCTCTTCGAGGCTCCGCACGACTTCACCTTCAACCTGAAGGCCGGCCAGAAGATCCGCTACGGAGAACCCCTGGGGACTATGTGAGCCAAGATGGCTGAACCGAGAGAGACGCTTTCTGGGGGAAACGGACTAAACTATAAGAAACTGATGGACACGCTAACGTGCTTGTACAGATCCACGTGGACTTGCGTGCGCACACACTCATTCATACACTGACATTCagtacatgtactgtacattggAATTGAGAGATGTTCAGCTAACATACACTGACTCACAGCAAAAACTCACAAGCCACCACTCTTGCTTTACTAACAAGGGGGTCTGTTCCATCGACTAGTTTCAAATAACTATTTACTTATTTTGACCATTGATTACGACCAGCAAAAGCAAGATAGTTTACAGCAATTAGTTACTTTTTAGTTCCATAAGAACAACATAGCTTTTCAATTTTATTAgcatcttttattttattttgatacATTTGACCCATATTGCCTTTTGTCAGGGGTCTCCTCGTCAATGGGGAGCTCCTCTGCGGTTTCAGACACGAGCAGCACTGATTTTAAACATCTGCTTAGTGCCGTGTAGCCCGACTCCCTTTGTCCGTTGGCCATACGTCACAAGCAGATCTGGGACTAGGCTAGCGAGCAGCgagacacatccacacacacacacacacaggtaaacccTGCCACACTAAGCCACTATCATGTGGGCAGgcttccctatatagtatacacACCTACAGTAAACACACCACGAAGAAGGAATGTAccagagactatatacagagctgccctccttctctttccctccctccttcactctgaTACTGAacgccttcctcctctccttctgtctctcataCACTCTCCGTCCGCGCTGCTGGCTCTCCCTCTTCTGTCATCCCCAGAGAAGGTGCTTGTGTTGGGGTGATTATGTGGACTCATCCCCCTTCCTGTCATGTAGGTAAAGACTGGCACGATTCCTCCCAGTCAAATGTGtctgggttgtattcattaggcaccTGCAGGAAGTAAACTGTCTGAAACCAGCCAGGAGTACCTGGACTTGGTCCAATAGGAACCTCTTATTTTCAGTGTGATgaagagaaaaaaaatgttttctatggtgtgccctaatgaaAATTCCCTGTTGTATTAAGCCCATGGTGTACGACCTCTGCCATCACAGCCATGCATTATTCATCACCATTAGAGGTAGCTAGTAGCTCTGCCTGCTGCCAATTATTTATCCTGTAACCCGAACCGTAAATGACTGCAGAAAGGGGCGTGTCACGTTTTAGAGTAGACATTAACATGTGATGATGTCTTCAGTGGTTTCTGTGGCGATGATTTACGGTGACGTGTGTTAATCTAACCCAATTCAACAATGGACTAAATCCTGATGTGTTCCTCTGAATGGAGCCATTTTAATTCTATGCTGATACACAGCCTTCTGACTATCATTACTAAACAAATCCGAAGTGCAGCACTGGTGGGTAGGATCATGGGAGAGAATGTGCAAGCTGGTACTGGTAACTTTTTGTCTTCTGTTCAGTTGAATTGGAATAAGTTGTTCAACTGGAAGTTATCTGCCAGTGATAATATTCAAATAAGTTGGGCTAAACCCTTTTTAAGACTAAAACTTATGCTGATATCGATACTAACGATTGTGACACCCTTCAGATACCCAGGGCTGAGCTATTTAAAGCTATCTTTTTCCTGTGTTTGTTTTAGATTTTCTAGTAGTGCCAAAAATACTATTTGTTTTTTGGGGTTGTTTTTCGATGTATTCACACACAAAAAATAGCTTTGAACAAATGTCGACTTCCTGGTGCTTTTTGTGTTTCTGCTGCTGAACTATTACTCTGTTTGGAGGGAGGGGGTTCGCGGCCTCTTCTGACTCTGACCCTTCGGTCAAGGAATTCTGACATCTAGCCGAGCGGTGGTCACAGACGTGATGGACCGGGGAGATGCCGGTGACAAACCCCTGAGCTACGTCGTCGTTCCACAAATGGTGTCGCATACAGAAACCAAACGCCAGGGTCACTGCCTGCTGCACACTTGTTTTTATATGTACATTGTAATATACTTGAATCATGTGACTCATTCAACACTGCATAGACTTTAATCTCACATTGTTTTTTTTAGATTCAGGAAAACATGTCTAATAAATTTTGCCGTATtcttaaaaaatttaaaaaatgtttgacaaGAAAATCTGTACTTCACACATTATAGGATTGGTGTTGATCTCTGGAGCTCAATTTTAATGTTAGAGGAGTGATTTAGAGGAGTGATTTAATTGGAGCACAAGGGAAAATGTCCCAAAGGACATCAATTGGTTCATGGGAGCAATGGTCTGCTATGTAAATTAGCTTGAGATAGAAGTTACCCTAAACCACAGATTTAGGATCAAATTCTCCTATCCTAATGTTGATGGATATTTTTCCAATATTCACTCAATGCACTCTGGGTTTTTACAAGGTGCGAGATGAGCCATTCCATCAGATTGCGTTATTGGACAGCTTGATACTTGATACTTACAGTTTggaagctaattgattgcatttatcTAAAATGTGAGACACATAATAATTGTAATAAGATACTGTTAACATGTAAATAATATTGGTAAAATAATAAATAGCAGAGTAACTGCAGATTTAAGTGATGTAATTGAAAGTTGTACACCCCAGTGTAGGCTACTTCCCCGTTAAGGCTACAAAGTCCATTTCTAGCGCTACGATATGATTCTTACCCAATGTTTTCTTCTCACACTATTCAAACCCCACAATTGAATAAACTGCCTAGGACGCTCTTAGCCTATAGATCACATATTGCAAAAAAATAATCTGAATTAAAAACACTAATTTCTGTGCATCAATTGCTAATCAATATCCCAAAGTGGCACACGGTTTTTCCGCGAACCTGCATATCTTCTCTCTTGTGGCACCAATGTGAGGGCTTATgtcaggggaaacggtgttgcagtagtctagtgtgtggtgCGGGAATAATCACGAGAACATTGCGCTAATAAAGGGAACCAGAATTCAAGCAAACTGAACTCCGATCACCTCAAGATGGTCTCAGTTCAATTCCCTTCGGGTGCTCTTTTGAGGGGTCTGAGTTCCTTTGGAGTGGTCACACACACTGCACAAAAAAAGTTCACAAACTTGCTAAAAGTAACCAAGTGTAAAAACACCCGGTTCAAGTCCTTCAAATGAGTAGCTTCGTCTATTTTCAGCCACACATAATCGAGCACACagcaatgcaatctccatagacaaacattggcagtagaatggccttactgaatagctcagtgaatttcaacattgcaccgtcataggatcgcacctttccaacaagtctgttCTTCAAATgtcagccctgctagagctgccccggtcaactgcaagGGCTGTTatggtgaagtggaaacatctaggagcaacaactgctcagctgtgaagtggtaggccacacaagctcacagaacgggaacgCAAAGTGCTGTAGCACGTAAAGAAACTGTTTGTCAGGATCTTCATAAAatgtgtcggctggagtggtgtgaagctcgccaccgctggagcagtggaaacgcgttctctggagtgatcgatcaccatctggcagtccgacagacaaatctgggtttggcagattccaggagaacgctacctgcacaAATTCATagggccaactgtaaagtttggtggaggaggaataat
The Oncorhynchus gorbuscha isolate QuinsamMale2020 ecotype Even-year linkage group LG20, OgorEven_v1.0, whole genome shotgun sequence DNA segment above includes these coding regions:
- the pisd gene encoding phosphatidylserine decarboxylase proenzyme, mitochondrial isoform X5, producing MWLAGIFKLYFAIAETKVLRLQFPQLALRRRLGQLSCMSRPVLRLRSWPLSFLYYFLTFGALKPLAKVGWRPTSRVALYKTIPTRLLSRAWGRLNQVELPTWLRKPVYSLYIWTFGVNMQEAAVEDLIQYRNLGEFFRRKLKPAVRPVCNSHCVISPADGKILHFGRVRNCEVEQVKGVTYSLETFLGPHTWAEAINCTIKPSNEEDPSSFQDLLVTKEGNELFHCVVYLAPGDYHCFHSPTDWRVAHRRHFPGSLMSVNPGVARWIKELFCHNERVVLSGEWTHGFFSLTAVGATNVGSIRIYFDKELRTNSPRYSKGSYNDFSYLSNNNQEGVSMRKGEHLGEFNLGSTIVLLFEAPHDFTFNLKAGQKIRYGEPLGTM